CGCATGAAGCGTCGTGTCTCCTTGCTCATGCCTCAGCATTCCAGCACGTGAGCGTGCAGGCCGATGAGCTTCGGCAGATCGAGATCGCTGTCATCCTGCTCGTAGAGGCGGGCCAGGCTTTCTACGGCATATTCGATGGCGGACAGCGCCGACATTTTGCCCTGCGGCATAGCGACATCGACATTCAGCAGGGCAACCAGCGTTGCCTTGTCCTGCGGTGAGAGGTCGCCTTCCGTCACGGCGTGATGCTTATAAACGTGGAGATCGACCAAGGGGCGAAACGGTTCGATCAGATCGTCGGCCAGATTGAAGGCGTTTTGCTCACTGGCATGGAACAGCCCAATGGGCGGATGCAGGCCGTGGGCAACCAACCCACGGGCGATGGCGCCGCGAAAAACGGCGTAGCCATAATCGAGGGCTGCATTGGTCCAGCGTTCCTCGGCGCGATAAAAGCCCTGGCCGAACAGTTGGGCAAAATAGAAGGCAGCGGCCTGGCCTTCGAGATTGTCAGCATCGCCGGAACGTACCCGGTTGGCGTAGGAGTTCATACGGTCAACGCCCTTGCGATTGCATAAATGCAGGCATTCAGCCTGATTTTCAATCTTGCGCCGGACGATGTTGGCCCAAGCCTGCTTGGCGAGTGGTTTGCCGATCTCCAGTTGCTTACGCATCAGCCGCGTGGTGCGCGAATGGGAGAGAAAAGGCAGGAAAACGCCGCTGGGCTGATGATTATGGCCTGTGGCATAGAGGCCGATACCGTACTCGGCACAGGCCGAAAGGACCGGGTGGGAGAGCGTGATTTCCCGGTGATTGAGAACAATGATGGCAATGTCCTCGAAGGGGACAAAGGCCGTTTGATCCTGCTCGATGGCCAATGAGAAATGCTCCCGGCGCAGCTTGGCCGGCCGGGAGATCATCACGCTACGCCAACCCACAGCGTGGCTCCGGTTTGGCAGGGTGGATATTGCCGAGGGTGTCGACGTGGAATTTTTCGACGTTCAGGGCGGTTTTGATGCCAATGCTGCGAACTAAACCATCTTTTCCGACCGCTTGATTTCGATCTTGTGCCCAGAGGCTAATCGCCCCAGTTGAACGATCCATGCCAGCGTAGTAACCAATATAGTCCGCATTTTTTAGCGTGACCTTGATGAGATCGTTTGGGTACATTGAGAAGTGCCAAGCATAAGTGGAATCTATGACTGTCCATTCGTCTTCTTCACGCCCCTGTACAACCGCACGTTCCGGCAATCCAGTCACCCGATGATGCACATACACCGGCACGAGATAGAATTTCCCGCCCTTGCTGAACACATCTACCCGCAGCATGCTGTCGTTCTTGGCGATGCCACCGCGTACCGGGATGCCGGAGAGTTTGTCGATCAGCAACGTGACGGTACGAACGATGGGGCCGGTCGGGTTGCCAGCGCGGTCCGGTTTGCGCAGCGGATTAGAGGCAGGAAAGGCTTTGTCGCCTTTGCCGCCATGGGCTTCTAGGCGCTCGCGGATAGCGGTGTAGAGTTTGGCGTTGCGGTGTGGATCAACCAGATTGTCGAGGTCTTTCAGGGTCAGGCTGGTGAGGGCGACCTTTTGGGTGACGCTGCCGTTTTCGCGCATTTTTTCCGGTTGACCGTAGATGGTGTCCTTGTGCGCAGCACCACCGTTGCGCCGCTGGACAGCGCGGGAAACGAACAGCGGGCGGACTGCTTCGAGTGCAACCTCCTCGTAGCTACCCAGGCGGGCCATTTCCTCGCGCAAGAGTACCGGGTCGTCGATCTTGAGGCGTGCTTCGAGTTCGTGGTGGAAATGCGGCCAAGGCTCGGGGAAGTGCTGCCTGAGTTGCCGGAACATCGCCGGATCAACCATTTCACCGGTGGTGGTGTCGACAAAGCCGCTGCTCACCTGGGCCAATTCTTTGGTGCGCGAGTAGTCGGATAAGCGCTTGACCATGCCGTGTGTACAGGCTGCAACCACGGCGGCATCGAGGGCGTGGTGACGGTCGCTTTCGCTACGAATCTTGTTGATACCCCAGCGGGCGCGCAGGAAGGCGGTCATCTGGCCGCTCAGCACCACGCAACGCTTGGCTTCGCTGCCTTCGGCCAGCTTCAGATGGCGTTCCACGTAGTTCTTGAAAAAGCGGCAGATATAGCGGGTGTCGTTGAGGTTGCGCGCCTTGAATTCCTCGGCTTCTTTTACGCCGAAATCCTTGCGTAGCAGGCGGCTGCGCTTAGCGAGGCGGTAGGCGTGGTTCTGTTGAACATAAGCGACGAACAACTGCCAACGCGGGCTGTTTTCCGCGCCACCCAGGTATTCGTAGGGGGTTCGGTTGCCCTTGTCGCGGTTCTCCTTGGTCAGTACCAGCACCTTGTTGTTCTTGCTGTCGTCGAAGCTGCGTGAGTAGGGCAAGGCGTGGTCGATTTCGACATAGCCAGGTTCAAGCAGGCGTTCGAGGTCGATAGCTTCAAGTGAGTAGGCGCATTTGCCGAGCTGCTCACGATAAAGACGGAATTTCTCGAACTCGCCCCCCTTGGGCGGTTGGCCGAATTGCTCGACAAACTGAGTCTTGTCGCGTTCATTTCGTACCTTGTATTCGTCCTGTTCCTTCTTGATCTTGTTGCGCTCATCCAGCGGTCGCGACAAATCCCGCGCCATTTCGATGTTGACCGCCAGCGGTGAACCGTAGAGACGGACGACGGCATTGACGACCTTGCGTGCCTGATTGAGTGCACGTAGGACGACCGGGTTGCGCGGGATGTCGGCATCGTCGGCAAAGACCATACGTCCATCCTTGTCGCGTCCGGCGTAGAGAGGCGGCAGTGTCCGACACGCCCCTTCCCCGGCTTTGTGCAACTGGCTGTGGTGGCCGTACTCAGGTATGGCGGCGACCGCTTCGTCGTAGCGCATGCCGGTTTCCATGAAGGGAACGATCTTGTAGAGGGCTGCCAGTGACAGGGAGTGGAATTTGTCGAAGCGAATGTCGAGCAAGGCTTCGACCATGTGCTGAGGATTGGGCAGATCGAGTTTGTTCAGTTCGGCGCGAGCTTCGTCGTCGTCTTTATAGATGCTGAGCACGCGTGCAA
This genomic window from Dechloromonas sp. ZY10 contains:
- the cas1 gene encoding type II CRISPR-associated endonuclease Cas1, with the protein product MISRPAKLRREHFSLAIEQDQTAFVPFEDIAIIVLNHREITLSHPVLSACAEYGIGLYATGHNHQPSGVFLPFLSHSRTTRLMRKQLEIGKPLAKQAWANIVRRKIENQAECLHLCNRKGVDRMNSYANRVRSGDADNLEGQAAAFYFAQLFGQGFYRAEERWTNAALDYGYAVFRGAIARGLVAHGLHPPIGLFHASEQNAFNLADDLIEPFRPLVDLHVYKHHAVTEGDLSPQDKATLVALLNVDVAMPQGKMSALSAIEYAVESLARLYEQDDSDLDLPKLIGLHAHVLEC
- the cas9 gene encoding type II CRISPR RNA-guided endonuclease Cas9 (Cas9, originally named Csn1, is the large, multifunctional signature protein of type II CRISPR/Cas systems. It is well known even to general audiences because its RNA-guided endonuclease activity has made it a popular tool for custom editing of eukaryotic genomes.), whose amino-acid sequence is MAEPYTLGLDIGIASVGWCVLGEQRIVDLGVRAFDKAETAKEGDPLNLTRRMARLTRRRLARRAWRLTKLARLLKQHGLVADKQFFSPANPALVSPWQLRVAGLDRKLERDEWARVIYHLCKHRGFHWVSRAEEKQADGDAKSEGGKVKQGLAGTRRLMEEKCFRSAAEMVLAEFPGAQRNKHGEYTKALSRGLLGDELRQLFVLQRGYGNPFASQMLEAAILGSGDRKSGLFWQQKPPLSGAALLKMLGKCTFEKNEYRAPKASFTAERHVWLTRLNNLRIVIDGVTRPLNEQERQLALPLPYQQASDLTYKQLAAALTRAGLLPKDGFKFAGLSYPSEKQKTEGKAKDPEGATLVKLPGWQELRSKLKNAGLETEWEGLAGAAFNGQPQVLDDIARVLSIYKDDDEARAELNKLDLPNPQHMVEALLDIRFDKFHSLSLAALYKIVPFMETGMRYDEAVAAIPEYGHHSQLHKAGEGACRTLPPLYAGRDKDGRMVFADDADIPRNPVVLRALNQARKVVNAVVRLYGSPLAVNIEMARDLSRPLDERNKIKKEQDEYKVRNERDKTQFVEQFGQPPKGGEFEKFRLYREQLGKCAYSLEAIDLERLLEPGYVEIDHALPYSRSFDDSKNNKVLVLTKENRDKGNRTPYEYLGGAENSPRWQLFVAYVQQNHAYRLAKRSRLLRKDFGVKEAEEFKARNLNDTRYICRFFKNYVERHLKLAEGSEAKRCVVLSGQMTAFLRARWGINKIRSESDRHHALDAAVVAACTHGMVKRLSDYSRTKELAQVSSGFVDTTTGEMVDPAMFRQLRQHFPEPWPHFHHELEARLKIDDPVLLREEMARLGSYEEVALEAVRPLFVSRAVQRRNGGAAHKDTIYGQPEKMRENGSVTQKVALTSLTLKDLDNLVDPHRNAKLYTAIRERLEAHGGKGDKAFPASNPLRKPDRAGNPTGPIVRTVTLLIDKLSGIPVRGGIAKNDSMLRVDVFSKGGKFYLVPVYVHHRVTGLPERAVVQGREEDEWTVIDSTYAWHFSMYPNDLIKVTLKNADYIGYYAGMDRSTGAISLWAQDRNQAVGKDGLVRSIGIKTALNVEKFHVDTLGNIHPAKPEPRCGLA